In the Salvia miltiorrhiza cultivar Shanhuang (shh) chromosome 8, IMPLAD_Smil_shh, whole genome shotgun sequence genome, aaactgccaCCGTTTTACATATATTTCCAAGAAATATAGTTTATACTATCACTagaaaacaaaatagtgttcaGATCATTCCAAATGGACAGTAGCAATAAATTGTAATGCTTCAAATGGTTTCACATAAATCAACAAAATATAATCACAATCATGTCTCTTGCATTTATTTTATACCTCTATTTCTTTCACAAACTCTGAGATGGTCATCAATTGTTCCTTGTACTTTTCCTAAAAAACCATAACATTAAATACAATTTATTAAGATACAGTATTAATGAGAAAACATAAGCTAAATGagctatatatatgtgtgtgtgtgtgtacatTAACCATACCACTGAAACATGTACGTAGCCAAAATCGCGTTTTGAGGATTCCAATGAAGCAGCAAGCTGATCCAGCTTTTGATTTATACCACAATGGTTTGATTCAGATGTGATTGTTTGATCTTCTTGTTGCTTTTTCTTGGAAGAAATTTCATCAATTTCCCTGCAGTACCATAATCAGTAATttaaatatacaaaaaaaaaagaaaaaagaaagccAAATATGCAACTTGGTTCACTAGTATATAAGACACACATCACCTCCTTAGCATTCCAACTTCCTCCTCTAGCTGCATCTTTGTTGCCATCTGTTCTATACTTCTGTTCAACATACCATTAAATTTAATGTTCCAAATAATAGTAAAAGAAAAGAACTAACACTAAATGCATCATCAAtgatcaaaccaataattaagcacctttttatttttgaaatatcgTCCTTGAGCATCTTCAGCTCTCTAGCACATGTAGGGTCCTGAGTTGGGGAGTCACCAAGTTTCCAACCAGGCGGTGGCACCCAATAAGGGTCAGTGACACCAGCATCTCTCCTGATTCTAACAAGATCAGCACCTTCCAACCAATACTCCATTGCTCCATCGGGGTTGTGCCTCCTCCTGAATCTCTCTTGCTCGCCTGGAGCAAGCTTCCCAGCCATATGCTTCAGAAGATGATCAAGCAGCCCTGTATCGCCTATCCTCTTTCTTGCTTCTGCTCTCAACTGAGGCCTCAAGATTGGTTTATCAGCCGTTGCACCCTTTGTTTTCATCACCATCAAAAGATTCTGCTCAGCAAGCTTGTACcttcacatttttttatttaatcaattaaacTAACAAATCAAAGAAATGGAAGCAGCCTGCACATAAGAGTTTAATTAGAATGTACCTTTCAGCAGACCAACGATCTTTTGGATCCCTTAGAATTAATGACTCCCTTGATCTCTTTCTACCCTTGTTTTTCTTGATCATCTGGTTCTTCTTCTGTGTCTGCTTCTGCTTTTGATTTCTGATCTCAAGCtttgctttctttgttttctttgcaCTCAAATTTCTGAAAGAGTACCTCTTTCTTTTCAAGTTCTCATTATTCTTCTTAACCTTAATCTTCtcatcttcctcttcctcttcctcttcctcatcttcttcttcttcttcttcttcttcttcttcttcttcttcttcttcttcttcttcttcttcttcagcatTTTCCTGATCCTCACCATTCTCCATATCTCCATCTTTCTCTCCATCATCACAAGCAGAAACTAAACGCTTGTGAGATTCCTCAGCTCCATTCACGAAGCTCGAAGATGAGTTCTGAGCGATATAAACATCACTACCTTCACTCTCCTTATGTCTACCCAAATACTTGACTTGCCTTTTTATCCCCCATCCATTCCCCTTTAATGCCTCAGAGAGACAACTACCTCCTGCCTTGCCTTTACTAGAAGCAGCAGCTTCCGCAGAACTAATCAGCCAGAAACCTAACTCACTCTTCTTCTCTGCGAAAATCTCGGCAGGGACTGATCTAACAAGAACTCTCTCCGCTAGCGCCGACCCCATCACAAACTTCTCATCCAAAGCTGGGTGCGATTCTCTTGAGCTGTAGTTGAAGAATGCTCTCAGCGACTCCATACTCGGAAACCTCACAGCCAAATTCACCTCCGTCTTCTCGCAAACCTTAAGTTAACCAAAACATTAATTACCCATAAATAACAAG is a window encoding:
- the LOC130997291 gene encoding protein DYAD-like, which translates into the protein MESLRAFFNYSSRESHPALDEKFVMGSALAERVLVRSVPAEIFAEKKSELGFWLISSAEAAASSKGKAGGSCLSEALKGNGWGIKRQVKYLGRHKESEGSDVYIAQNSSSSFVNGAEESHKRLVSACDDGEKDGDMENGEDQENAEEEEEEEEEEEEEEEEEEEEEDEEEEEEEEDEKIKVKKNNENLKRKRYSFRNLSAKKTKKAKLEIRNQKQKQTQKKNQMIKKNKGRKRSRESLILRDPKDRWSAERYKLAEQNLLMVMKTKGATADKPILRPQLRAEARKRIGDTGLLDHLLKHMAGKLAPGEQERFRRRHNPDGAMEYWLEGADLVRIRRDAGVTDPYWVPPPGWKLGDSPTQDPTCARELKMLKDDISKIKRSIEQMATKMQLEEEVGMLRREIDEISSKKKQQEDQTITSESNHCGINQKLDQLAASLESSKRDFGYVHVSVEKYKEQLMTISEFVKEIEGKFEKLIPSLTETAKAGSSLMVATDADTMREKTEVERERKSTHDQQVQDALIAKNQKNGQSAAEEKAAKIQRLKSGFRICKPQGTFLWPNMVNNNNNSSSINNSTSFLQVQVEVPTPPSVSSSTVPPQLPYSCGGGLYQPPPPSIVKPLAEKRAVTVTVSTLSKAQNNEGSGDNVNNSFTTNTPALVNLNHAPINLDDDMPLKLAANRLPWESGGVYDDTAACCCPSASEVGNWLALSTNFKSASDDSSHG